A part of Streptomyces sp. NBC_01497 genomic DNA contains:
- a CDS encoding alkaline phosphatase family protein — protein sequence MALPSNVRKALAATPSAAARRGSLKDIEHVVLLMQENRSFDHYFGTLSGVRGFDDPKAVRLPNGDSVFEQPDPSSPTGKLLPYRLDTRTTAGQVIPSMSHAWDVQHQAWNGGAMDNWLPAHRASDGDSKGPFTMGYFTREDIPFQYALADAFTLCDNYHCSVMGPTHPNRYMWMTGTIDPNGTAGGPALDNNAANDVYGWTTYAERLFDAGVSFKWYHGPGSVTGLAVYQKMKQFQGLSPDSPLYQQTLAPSPIGQFEYDCLNDRLPTVSWLMPPAANDEHPARTPAAGAQFVSSVIDAIASNPDVWAKTVFILSYDENDGMFDHVVPPTPKAGTADEFVTRTSPTGVDGGGLPVGLGFRVPAIIVSPWTAGGWVSSEVFDHTSQIRFLEQITGVRESNISAWRRRKTGDLTSAFRFSDATKKAPALPDTNAAFNLAQYQGSQFPLPKPPTAGQRVPRQEPGTRPHIS from the coding sequence ATGGCCTTGCCCTCCAACGTCCGCAAGGCCCTGGCCGCGACGCCGTCCGCCGCCGCCCGGCGGGGATCGCTGAAGGACATCGAGCACGTCGTACTCCTGATGCAGGAGAACCGCAGCTTCGACCACTACTTCGGCACACTGTCCGGCGTGCGCGGCTTCGACGACCCGAAGGCCGTCCGGCTCCCGAACGGCGACTCGGTCTTCGAGCAGCCCGACCCGTCGAGCCCCACCGGCAAGCTCCTGCCGTACCGGCTGGACACCCGGACCACCGCCGGCCAGGTCATCCCGTCGATGAGCCACGCGTGGGACGTGCAGCACCAGGCGTGGAACGGCGGCGCCATGGACAACTGGCTGCCGGCGCACCGCGCGTCCGACGGTGACAGCAAAGGCCCCTTCACCATGGGGTACTTCACCCGTGAGGACATCCCGTTCCAGTACGCGCTCGCCGACGCGTTCACCCTCTGCGACAACTACCACTGCTCGGTCATGGGCCCCACCCATCCCAACCGGTACATGTGGATGACGGGCACCATCGACCCGAACGGCACCGCGGGCGGCCCCGCGCTCGACAACAACGCGGCGAACGACGTCTACGGGTGGACGACGTACGCGGAGCGCCTCTTCGACGCGGGCGTCAGCTTCAAGTGGTACCACGGGCCCGGCAGCGTCACGGGGCTCGCCGTCTACCAGAAGATGAAGCAGTTCCAGGGCCTGTCCCCCGACTCGCCGCTCTACCAGCAGACGCTGGCGCCCTCCCCCATCGGCCAGTTCGAGTACGACTGCCTCAACGACAGGCTGCCGACGGTCAGCTGGCTGATGCCGCCCGCCGCCAACGACGAGCACCCCGCGCGCACACCCGCCGCCGGCGCGCAGTTCGTCTCCAGCGTCATCGACGCGATCGCGTCCAACCCGGACGTGTGGGCGAAGACCGTGTTCATCCTGTCGTACGACGAGAACGACGGCATGTTCGACCACGTCGTCCCGCCGACTCCGAAGGCCGGCACGGCCGACGAGTTCGTCACCAGGACCTCGCCGACCGGCGTGGACGGTGGCGGCCTGCCGGTCGGTCTCGGCTTCCGGGTCCCCGCGATCATCGTCTCGCCGTGGACCGCGGGCGGCTGGGTCAGCTCCGAGGTCTTCGACCACACCTCGCAGATCCGTTTCCTGGAGCAGATCACCGGCGTGCGCGAGTCCAACATCTCGGCCTGGCGCCGCCGGAAGACCGGTGACCTGACGTCCGCCTTCCGATTCAGCGACGCGACGAAGAAGGCGCCGGCGCTGCCGGACACCAACGCGGCCTTCAACCTCGCGCAGTACCAGGGGAGCCAGTTCCCGCTGCCGAAGCCGCCGACCGCAGGCCAGCGCGTGCCGCGGCAGGAGCCGGGCACCCGGCCGCACATCTCCTGA
- a CDS encoding outer membrane protein assembly factor BamB family protein gives MEQLTQHDPRRIGPFEVLRRLGAGGMGLVYLARSASGRRVAIKTVRTELAEDQLFRVRFTREVEAARAVSGFYTAAVVDADPRAAVPWLATAYVPAPSLEEIVGECGPMPVQAVRWLAAGIAEALQSIHAAHLVHRDLKPSNVLVVEDGPRVIDFGIASGVSNTRLTMTNVAVGTPAYMSPEQARDSRSVTGASDVFSLGSTLVYAATGHAPFHGANPVETVFMLLREGPDLTGLPDELRPLIEACMAMAADQRPTPADLQSQLAPYLFAADADDTGTVSAWLPDSAVDMIARRQNEGHKSFSVPGGGRGAGRPAPAASRPAAGPGPAVPPMPSRPPQAPQSGPYRPAGPLSQSQPQPQLQPQSQEPQSRPLQPQSQVRSQAQLPPQVPSASDPVRRPQHAAPSHSSQLFPHSGPAGGPVLLGTSPVPIGPGPLAGTAHHPGAPATRDAGAATGWIVPPAGLTGAGAGPGTSVAVAGPVPAPAPAPDEDSGHPHWRPWRFRMSNDVWGTPVVDGDLLYVTSFEVHALDVATGRRQFKTRDVAWAMAVTGGRIHASDGPTLYALDAKDGAERWRLGTDGWVYSLEVDRGTVVTGTRGGGVQAWEASTGEKLWEVTGAQTEFETPEAGPAIHDGTVYVWKDARLRALDARSGTERWSYPVGDGASCGGVPVRITPAPDGQLYVAAGTRVLSVDIAGGHVRWHFEAPAVFLSPPAFAPGPAVAGGGVYLADYLGTVYALDAATGKDRWRIATESRASVEPVLVAGGNVHVGSGSALYTLDAVAGTPKWRFAAGGDIIGAPVVAEGRLHFGSADHVLYTLDAGGGQLRWKLATGGEITGSPVAERGVVYACSKDRCVYALDAMKGTATGRGGAGR, from the coding sequence CCCGCGCCGTCAGCGGCTTCTACACGGCCGCCGTCGTCGACGCCGATCCCCGTGCCGCCGTGCCCTGGCTCGCCACCGCCTACGTCCCGGCGCCGTCCCTGGAGGAGATCGTCGGCGAGTGCGGGCCGATGCCGGTGCAGGCTGTGCGCTGGCTGGCCGCGGGCATCGCGGAAGCGCTCCAGTCGATCCACGCGGCGCACCTCGTGCACCGCGACCTCAAACCGTCGAACGTGCTGGTCGTCGAGGACGGGCCCCGCGTCATCGACTTCGGCATCGCGTCCGGCGTCTCCAACACCCGCCTGACCATGACGAACGTCGCCGTCGGAACCCCCGCCTACATGTCGCCCGAGCAGGCGCGCGACTCGCGCAGTGTGACCGGCGCCAGCGACGTGTTCTCGCTGGGCTCCACGCTGGTCTACGCGGCTACCGGGCACGCCCCCTTCCACGGGGCGAACCCCGTCGAGACGGTCTTCATGCTGCTGCGCGAGGGCCCCGACCTGACGGGGCTGCCCGACGAGCTGCGTCCCCTGATCGAGGCGTGCATGGCGATGGCCGCCGACCAGCGGCCCACCCCCGCCGACCTCCAGTCGCAGCTCGCGCCCTACCTCTTCGCGGCCGACGCCGACGACACCGGCACGGTCTCCGCCTGGCTGCCCGACTCGGCGGTCGACATGATCGCGCGCCGGCAGAACGAGGGCCACAAGTCGTTCTCGGTGCCCGGGGGCGGGCGGGGCGCCGGCCGCCCGGCACCCGCGGCGTCCCGGCCCGCCGCGGGGCCCGGTCCTGCGGTCCCGCCGATGCCCTCCCGGCCCCCGCAGGCGCCGCAGTCGGGCCCGTACCGTCCCGCGGGACCCCTGTCGCAGTCGCAACCGCAGCCTCAGCTCCAGCCGCAGAGCCAGGAGCCGCAGAGCCGGCCGCTCCAGCCGCAGAGCCAGGTCCGCAGTCAGGCGCAGCTCCCGCCCCAGGTGCCGTCCGCGTCCGACCCGGTGCGCAGGCCGCAGCACGCGGCGCCGTCCCACTCCTCGCAGTTGTTCCCGCACTCCGGCCCGGCCGGCGGGCCCGTGCTTCTCGGGACGTCACCCGTGCCGATCGGACCCGGTCCGCTCGCCGGCACCGCGCACCACCCGGGGGCCCCGGCCACCCGGGACGCGGGTGCGGCCACCGGCTGGATCGTTCCGCCCGCCGGGCTCACCGGTGCCGGAGCGGGCCCCGGCACCTCGGTGGCCGTCGCCGGCCCGGTGCCCGCGCCCGCTCCCGCGCCGGACGAGGACAGCGGCCATCCGCACTGGCGGCCCTGGCGTTTTCGCATGTCGAACGACGTGTGGGGCACGCCGGTCGTCGACGGGGACCTGTTGTACGTGACGTCGTTCGAGGTCCACGCGCTGGACGTGGCCACCGGCAGGCGCCAGTTCAAGACGCGGGACGTCGCCTGGGCGATGGCCGTGACCGGCGGCCGGATCCACGCCTCCGACGGGCCGACGCTCTACGCCCTCGACGCGAAGGACGGCGCGGAGCGCTGGCGCCTGGGAACCGACGGCTGGGTGTACTCGCTGGAGGTCGACCGGGGCACCGTCGTCACCGGCACGCGCGGCGGCGGCGTGCAGGCGTGGGAGGCGTCCACCGGCGAGAAGCTGTGGGAGGTCACCGGGGCGCAGACGGAGTTCGAGACGCCCGAGGCGGGCCCGGCGATCCACGACGGCACGGTCTACGTGTGGAAGGACGCCCGGCTGCGGGCGCTCGACGCGCGCAGCGGCACCGAGCGCTGGTCGTACCCGGTGGGCGACGGGGCGTCCTGCGGTGGGGTGCCGGTGCGGATCACGCCCGCGCCCGACGGCCAGTTGTACGTCGCCGCCGGCACGCGCGTCCTGTCCGTCGACATCGCGGGGGGCCATGTGCGCTGGCACTTCGAGGCTCCCGCCGTCTTCCTCTCGCCGCCCGCCTTCGCGCCGGGCCCCGCCGTCGCGGGCGGCGGTGTGTACCTCGCCGACTACCTGGGCACCGTGTACGCGCTCGACGCGGCCACCGGCAAGGACCGCTGGCGCATCGCGACGGAGTCCCGTGCGTCGGTGGAACCGGTGCTCGTCGCGGGCGGCAACGTGCACGTAGGCAGCGGAAGCGCCCTCTACACGCTGGACGCCGTCGCCGGTACCCCCAAATGGCGGTTCGCGGCGGGCGGCGACATCATCGGCGCCCCCGTGGTCGCGGAGGGCAGGCTGCACTTCGGCTCCGCCGACCACGTGCTGTACACACTCGACGCGGGCGGCGGCCAGTTGCGCTGGAAGCTCGCGACCGGCGGCGAGATCACCGGTTCGCCGGTCGCGGAGCGCGGTGTGGTCTACGCGTGCAGCAAGGACCGCTGCGTGTACGCGCTCGACGCGATGAAGGGCACAGCGACGGGCCGGGGCGGCGCGGGACGCTGA
- a CDS encoding AfsR/SARP family transcriptional regulator, protein MDRDHGPRVPEQRVPEKREAGLDDSRRLRFSVLGPVRTWSDGETLPPGSPQQRAMLAALLLREGRTATAAELIDALWGDEPPARALAAIRTYASRLRKILGPGALVSEAGGYAMRTPAGALDLQVAHDLAAKAEKARSTGDRRAARTLLEQSLGLWDGEPLAHLPGPFAETQRARLGEWRLGLVETRLDLDLELGCHAEAVSELTALTATHPLRERLRELLMLALYRSGRQAEALAVYTDTRRLLAEELGVDPRSELTELQHSILNADEELARPALEAVPDLAAPRPAQLPATVPDFTGRAAFVAELGELLSLSEGSGSVMAVSALAGIGGVGKTTLAVHVAHAARPHFPDGQLYVDLQGSSASAAEPETVLASFLRALGTPDRAVPDTLEERSALYRSTLDGRRVLVVLDNARDAAQVRPLLPGTPGCAALVTGRTRMVDLAGAHLVDLDVMSPDEALALFTKIVGAERVRSEREAALDVVAACGFLPLAIRIAASRLAARRTWTVSVLASKLADERRRLDELQAGDLAVKATFELGYGQLEPVQARAFRLLGLADGPDISLPAAAAVLDLPVEATEDVLESLVDTSLLESAAPGRYRFHDLVRLYARACAERDERPPARRGEALDRLLDFYLATASRVYGMERPGDRTVAHLETTRSTGLSFTTRAAALDWLYAEAAPILACVQQSLTAPDLLRRAVDLLLAAEDLAESGTDSRAYESAALAARDAAEAAADARAEGRARTALAQVYSTTGHFDEAEYEAERAMALGDAVADVWTNCSATNERGIIAHCQGRYADSERYFRSATAAFAADGNRPGEASALCNLSRALVAMGRIAPAIELVQQGMEIYDALGLTLRLANARFALGIAYFHAGRHPAALDQFSQAVQVFEENRQRLWQGTTYYRIGQVHLAAGRPAQAARFAEQALTVGSMGGEWMRANILTTLGKSLDSLGQPVRARACWQEAFEIYDAAGADEAAEVRVLLVPLAS, encoded by the coding sequence ATGGACCGTGACCACGGGCCACGCGTACCGGAACAGCGGGTTCCGGAGAAGCGGGAAGCGGGGCTGGACGACAGCCGCCGCCTGCGCTTCAGCGTGCTCGGTCCGGTCCGGACATGGAGCGACGGCGAGACCCTGCCGCCCGGTTCACCGCAACAGCGGGCCATGCTCGCCGCACTGCTGCTGCGCGAGGGCCGTACGGCCACGGCGGCGGAACTCATCGACGCCCTGTGGGGCGACGAGCCACCGGCACGTGCGCTCGCAGCGATCCGTACGTACGCCTCCCGCCTGCGCAAGATCCTCGGTCCCGGCGCGCTCGTCAGCGAGGCCGGCGGCTACGCCATGCGCACCCCGGCGGGCGCCCTCGACCTGCAGGTCGCCCACGACCTCGCCGCCAAGGCCGAGAAGGCGCGCTCCACGGGCGACCGCCGCGCGGCCCGCACCCTGCTGGAGCAGTCGCTCGGACTGTGGGACGGCGAACCGCTCGCCCACCTGCCGGGCCCGTTCGCCGAGACGCAGCGCGCCCGACTCGGCGAGTGGCGGCTCGGCCTCGTCGAGACGCGGCTCGACCTCGACCTGGAGCTCGGCTGCCACGCGGAGGCCGTGTCCGAGCTGACCGCGCTGACCGCCACGCACCCGCTGCGCGAGCGGCTGCGCGAACTGCTGATGCTCGCCCTGTACCGCAGCGGGCGGCAAGCGGAGGCGCTCGCCGTCTACACCGACACCCGGCGGCTGCTCGCCGAGGAGCTGGGCGTCGACCCGCGCTCCGAACTGACGGAGCTGCAGCACTCCATCCTCAACGCGGACGAGGAACTGGCACGCCCCGCCCTGGAGGCGGTCCCCGACCTCGCGGCGCCACGCCCCGCGCAACTGCCCGCGACCGTACCCGACTTCACCGGCCGTGCGGCGTTCGTGGCCGAGCTGGGCGAACTGCTGTCCCTGTCGGAGGGTTCGGGGTCGGTGATGGCGGTATCGGCCCTCGCGGGCATCGGCGGCGTCGGCAAGACGACCCTCGCCGTGCACGTGGCGCACGCGGCCCGCCCGCACTTCCCCGACGGGCAGCTCTACGTGGACCTTCAGGGGTCCTCGGCCTCAGCCGCCGAACCCGAGACGGTGCTCGCCTCGTTCCTGCGGGCGCTGGGCACCCCCGACCGGGCCGTCCCGGACACGCTGGAGGAGCGGTCGGCGCTGTACCGCTCCACACTCGACGGGCGCCGCGTCCTGGTCGTGCTGGACAACGCACGCGACGCCGCGCAGGTGCGGCCCCTGCTGCCGGGCACACCCGGCTGCGCCGCGCTGGTCACCGGCCGGACCCGGATGGTGGACCTCGCCGGGGCGCACCTCGTGGACCTGGACGTGATGTCGCCGGACGAGGCCCTCGCCCTCTTCACCAAGATCGTCGGCGCGGAGCGGGTGCGGTCCGAGCGCGAGGCCGCCCTCGACGTCGTCGCCGCCTGCGGGTTCCTGCCCCTGGCGATCCGTATCGCCGCGTCCCGGCTGGCCGCACGGCGTACCTGGACGGTGTCCGTGCTCGCCTCCAAGCTCGCCGACGAGCGGCGCAGACTGGACGAGCTCCAGGCGGGCGACCTCGCCGTGAAGGCCACCTTCGAGCTGGGTTACGGCCAGCTGGAGCCCGTGCAGGCGCGCGCGTTCCGGCTGTTGGGGCTCGCCGACGGGCCCGACATCTCGCTGCCCGCCGCCGCCGCCGTACTGGACCTGCCGGTCGAGGCCACGGAGGACGTCCTCGAATCGCTCGTGGACACCTCCCTCCTGGAGTCGGCCGCGCCCGGCCGCTACCGCTTCCACGACCTCGTACGGCTCTACGCGCGTGCGTGCGCGGAACGCGACGAGCGGCCCCCGGCCCGGCGCGGGGAGGCACTGGACCGCCTCCTCGACTTCTACCTGGCGACGGCGTCCCGCGTGTACGGCATGGAACGCCCCGGCGACCGCACCGTCGCGCACCTGGAGACCACCCGCAGCACGGGCCTGTCCTTCACCACCCGCGCCGCGGCGCTCGACTGGCTCTACGCGGAGGCCGCGCCCATCCTGGCCTGCGTCCAGCAGTCCCTGACGGCGCCCGACCTGCTGCGGCGGGCGGTCGACCTGCTGCTCGCGGCGGAGGACCTGGCCGAGTCGGGCACGGACTCCCGCGCGTATGAGTCGGCCGCCCTCGCCGCACGCGACGCCGCGGAGGCCGCGGCGGACGCCCGCGCCGAGGGCAGGGCACGGACCGCGCTCGCGCAGGTTTACAGCACGACCGGGCACTTCGACGAGGCAGAGTACGAGGCCGAGCGCGCGATGGCACTCGGCGACGCGGTGGCCGACGTGTGGACCAACTGCAGCGCTACCAACGAACGCGGCATCATCGCGCACTGCCAGGGCCGGTACGCGGACAGCGAGCGGTACTTCCGCAGCGCGACGGCGGCGTTCGCCGCCGACGGCAACCGGCCCGGGGAAGCCAGCGCCCTGTGCAACCTGTCCCGCGCGCTCGTCGCGATGGGCAGGATCGCGCCCGCGATAGAGCTGGTGCAGCAGGGCATGGAGATCTACGACGCCCTCGGGCTGACACTGCGGCTCGCCAACGCCCGTTTCGCACTGGGCATCGCGTACTTCCACGCGGGCCGTCACCCGGCGGCGCTCGACCAGTTCAGCCAGGCGGTCCAGGTCTTCGAGGAGAACCGCCAGCGCCTGTGGCAGGGCACCACGTACTACCGGATCGGGCAGGTGCACCTGGCCGCGGGGCGGCCCGCGCAGGCCGCCCGGTTCGCCGAGCAGGCACTCACCGTGGGCTCCATGGGCGGCGAGTGGATGCGGGCCAACATCCTGACGACGCTGGGCAAGTCGCTCGACTCGCTCGGCCAGCCGGTGCGCGCGCGGGCCTGCTGGCAGGAGGCCTTCGAGATCTACGACGCCGCGGGCGCCGACGAGGCCGCCGAGGTACGGGTACTCCTCGTCCCGCTGGCCTCCTGA